From a region of the Zonotrichia albicollis isolate bZonAlb1 chromosome 5, bZonAlb1.hap1, whole genome shotgun sequence genome:
- the MYOZ2 gene encoding myozenin-2 produces the protein MLSDSALAKERKEQASAIMDEIHRNVSPTLNLGKKVSTPRDIMVEELSTLSNRGARLFKRRQRRSDKYTYENYHYVASKPRNRGEPMQSVRMDGLSVEGMAQHAPMTPPNTPDPRSPPHPDNIAPGYSGPLKEIPPEKFNTTAVPKYYQSPWIEAIRDDPELLEALYPKLFAPEAKPELPDYRSFNRVATPFGGFERASKLVKFKVPDYNMLMLNDPRFMILANPLAARRSFNRTPKGWTSENIPVVFIQPAESNPVPETEDL, from the exons ATGTTATCAGACTCTGCCCTGGCCAAAGAGAGGAAAGAGCAAGCATCAGCCATTATGGATGAAATACACAGAAATG TCTCACCCACCCTGAACCTTGGGAAAAAGGTCAGCACGCCCAGAGATATCATGGTGGAGGAGCTGTCGACGCTCAGCAACAGAGGGGCCAGGCTCTTCAAGCGCCGCCAGCGGAGATCTGACAAGTACACATATGAAAATTATCATTACGTGGCAAGCAAGCCTAGAAAT CGTGGAGAGCCCATGCAGAGTGTCAGAATGGACGGCCTCAGTGTGGAAGGAATGGCCCAGCACGCCCCAATGACGCCTCCCAACACACCTGACCCCCGGAGCCCTCCCCACCCTGACAACATCGCCCCAG GATATTCTGGACCACtgaaagaaattcctcctgaaaaGTTCAACACTACAGCTGTGCCAAAGTATTACCAGTCTCCCTGGATAGAAGCCATTAGAGATGATCCAGAACTACTGGAAGCTTTATATCCTAAACTTTTTGCACCTGAAGCAAAGCCAGAACTGCCTGACTACAGGAGCTTTAACAG AGTTGCCACTCCCTTTGGTGGTTTTGAGAGAGCATCAAAGCTGGTTAAATTCAAGGTACCAGATTATAATATGCTGATGCTAAACGATCCCAGATTCATGATCCTTGCAAACCCTCTTGCTGCCAGAAGATCCTTCAACAGGACTCCCAAAGGATGGACATCGGAGAATATCCCAGTCGTGTTCATTCAGCCTGCAGAATCCAACCCCGTTCCAGAAACAGAGGACCTGTGA